The Malus domestica chromosome 13, GDT2T_hap1 genome includes a window with the following:
- the LOC103453661 gene encoding uncharacterized protein isoform X4: MDIVEKFLVEQLNLIKDSISEIKRIEPFESVGKVMLEVIDAVIRLCGAYARAVNWESWEEKLERDKTGTHFEGVSNMNHVITVIKYTIEKLCEIGVVAANNGGSLVKVLNFTWKGVVSLLQLGEGVFATKVNVADIVSNLISLVNESLKCAAEAWSSSLNDAISVTEARKTFLPINFYLINAIKISTLYPCQAYLLQREITNCILMISTFKISLSNEKLLKTAAEVFVELLEKASLDLLFSLLNSSQVKQEFKVEILDSLFGKGSYTDTSSGDKSKFNKISSLDEIISLFGEALPGERALLLGRVSLFLSLLKFSVDLEEDVKLGITRKLGWFLDILIDEEVYSSILLLQVPVLYGSGETVVVAWQPMFSSLLNALEIFMLVVSSTPVWRELEAFLLENIFHPHFLCWEVVMELWCFMLRYADPGTVSGIIGKLCSLLKLVASSESVLVPGSALRKLARSISMLLTFGSPSIVDQVYMSIVSDEGTQSSSVICLALFMEGFPLNLLSDKLKSIATQRILTDYYVFIENFDDKSMRSSGSGVFGVPVFALSASLESLRISISDIDVKTLKLLVSIIHNYIVSSDKLMKDHYRKLLSETLVIISKMKHLYASDEMEKVIFELKNLFISGSGAASDTQLYECKPNLALFMAGLAHMEINETNESAKISTLWELYHMLLSERHWAFIHLAITAFGYFSARTGCNELWRFVPETAALSYDLESGNEATVERFMSEFKIYLEKETALLTTTPCSDQLGLLAREGLTLKEMFQKISDTIVDTSERDNMEIDCEKQTEINGGKQTNKKRKLPDGIRKGMELLESGMKVIVDGLSQWQQMQFCSNELHDKFLTSFSRLEDEISQLVGLAGSD, encoded by the exons ATGGATATTGTTGAGAAATTCTTAGTGGAACAGTTAAACTTGATCAAAGATTCAATATCAGAGATTAAG AGAATTGAGCCATTTGAATCTGTAGGAAAGGTCATGTTGGAGGTCATTGATGCTGTAATAAGACTATGTGGAGCATATGCTCGAGCTGTAAATTGGGAGTCTTGGGAAGAAAAGCTTGAGAGGGACAAAACTGGAACGCATTTTGAAGGGGTCAGTAATATGAATCACGTTATTACTGTAATAAAGTATACAATAGAAAAATTGTGTGAGATAGGCGTTGTTGCTGCTAATAATGGAGGCAGTCTGGTAAAGGTTCTCAATTTTACATGGAAAGGTGTAGTCAGTCTACTTCAGCTTGGTGAGGGGGTATTCGCAACAAAGGTGAATGTAGCTGATATAGTTTCAAATCTAATCTCACTGGTCAATGAATCTTTAAAATGCGCAGCTGAGGCTTGGTCATCGTCTTTGAATGATGCCATTTCAGTGACAGAAGCTAGGAAGAcatttcttccaataaatttttATCTGATTAATGCAATAAAAATATCTACCCTGTATCCGTGTCAAGCATATCTGTTACAAAGGGAGATAACAAATTGCATCCTGATGATCTCAACCTTCAAAATTTCATTGAGCAATGAAAAACTGTTAAAAACCGCCGCTGAAGTTTTCGTAGAACTCTTGGAGAAAGCATCCTTGGATTTACTATTTTCGTTACTGAATTCATCTCAAGTGAAGCAGGAGTTCAAGGTTGAGATTCTAGATTCTCTGTTCGGTAAAGGAAGCTACACAGATACTAGCTCTGGAGATAAGAGTAAATTTAATAAGATAAGTTCGTTGGATgaaattatttctttatttggGGAAGCATTGCCTGGAGAAAGAGCCTTGTTGCTTGGTCGTGTTTCGTTATTTCTTAGTTTGTTGAAATTTTCtgttgatcttgaagaagatgTAAAACTTGGGATTACTAGAAAGCTTGGTTGGTTCTTGGATATATTAATTGATGAAGAGGTATATTCTTCCATTTTGCTTTTGCAAGTTCCCGTGTTATATGGTTCTGGAGAAACTGTGGTAGTTGCCTGGCAGCCTATGTTTtcttcacttttgaatgcattGGAAATCTTCATGCTTGTGGTCTCTTCGACTCCTGTTTGGAGGGAGTTGGAGGCTTTCCTTCTTGAGAATATATTTCATCCTCACTTCCTTTGCTGGGAGGTTGTGATGGAACTTTGGTGCTTTATGCTGCGGTATGCTGATCCAGGGACGGTGAGTGGCATTATTGGTAAACTCTGCTCATTACTGAAGTTAGTGGCATCTTCTGAATCAGTTCTTGTACCTGGTTCTGCTCTGCGAAAATTGGCAAGATCAATCAGCATGCTTCTTACTTTTGGCTCACCATCTATCGTAGACCAGGTTTACATGTCCATTGTTAGTGATGAGGGAACTCAGTCGTCATCAGTTATATGTCTAGCCTTATTCATGGAAGGATTTCCACTGAATTTACTCTCTGACAAGTTGAAAAGTATTGCAACTCAAAGAATCCTTACTGATTACTATGTCttcattgaaaattttgatgacAAATCTATGAGATCTTCTGGTTCCGGTGTTTTTGGTGTCCCAGTGTTTGCTTTGTCTGCTTCATTGGAGTCTCT CCGGATCAGTATATCCGATATCGATGTGAAGACTCTGAAGCTTTTAGTTTCTATCATTCATAACTACATAGTGTCTTCAGACAAACTAATGAAGGACCACTACCGTAAGCTTTTGAGTGAAACATTGGTAATCATCTCAAAAATGAAGCACCTATATGCATCTGACGAAATGGAGAAAGTAATCTTTGAGCTTAAAAACCTGTTTATCTCAGGATCTGGTGCAGCTTCTGATACACAATTGTATGAATGCAAACCAAATCTGGCTCTTTTCATGGCAGGCCTTGCTCATATGGAAATCAATGAAACTAATGAAAGTGCAAAGATCTCTACTCTCTGGGAGTTGTATCACATGTTGTTGAGTGAACGGCATTGGGCATTTATTCACTTGGCTATTACAGCATTTGGATACTTTTCTGCTCGGACTGGTTGCAATGAGCTTTGGAGATTTGTGCCGGAGACTGCAGCGCTTtcatatgatttagaatctggAAATGAGGCAACTGTGGAGAGATTCATGTCTGAGTTTAAGATATATCTCGAGAAGGAAACAGCGCTTCTTACAACGACACCTTGTTCTGACCAGCTTGGTCTGCTTGCGAGGGAGGGTCTAACTCTGAAAGAAATGTTTCAGAAGATTTCAGATACCATTGTGGATACTTCAGAACGTGACAACATGGAAATCGACTGTGAAAAGCAAACGGAGATCAATGGCGGGAAGCAAACCAATAAGAAAAGGAAACTTCCGGATGGAATTAGGAAGGGAATGGAATTGCTAGAGAGTGGTATGAAGGTTATTGTTGATGGTCTGTCCCAGTGGCAGCAAATGCAATTTTGCTCCAATGAACTTCACGACAAGTTCTTGACGAGCTTTTCTCGCCTTGAAGATGAAATTTCTCAACTAGTTGGCCTGGCTGGTAGTGATTAG